The proteins below come from a single Dinghuibacter silviterrae genomic window:
- a CDS encoding SusC/RagA family TonB-linked outer membrane protein gives MKYSITTLLFAAFIFFFSLASSGQRRLIRGVVLDSASRQPLSGATIRGKGATTLSGADGAFALTTTGKTLVCSMVGYKDQDVLLTDTGGMVQVFLAGDVKSLSNLVITGYTQQSKVKTVGSLTTISGATLQDVPVASFDVMLQGRVPGLYVGTPTGQPGEAGRVTLRGMGSINGNVQPLYLVDGVQVANTIFSGLNTEDFESVVVLKDAASTAQYGSRGANGVIVITTRKGKGWEDGKVRVDYNTYYGISQVNSSHVNPMNTNQRLQFEEIIQDPTLPGWAYSPNNPIKIVNGGSYAKTASDYAYGTYVLDSLHKINTNWAKVLLRTAVTQSDQVNISGNNGGTNYYLSLGYLNQQGIALNSGIERYSLRGNIQNTSGILKSTLNIGVVQANIRYIQDEGTAPTGGASAGGGGIAANNPIADTYFALPYQKPDANATGPNEFGNDALNEYANADLTDNQLEGIASLNEVLRLTHSLQLTSTLGMSYQQDRITDYLAPNSYFGQQVATGNAGMYQDSITMRYHLVENIGARYFKHWGSANEIEVNLLGEANRNYGTYNGYTGYGLNAQLGSSAAAITQGSSTNNYIPLVAGSTLVNNLLLSQIALLRYSYGSKYTFTASLRRDGSSQVPTTNRYINLYALGAKWNILEEPFMRGIRSAVSALRIRGSYGLTANAGGFTTDFGYQILYAPTNYGGSTAVIPQSPGNPNYNWEISHVGDMGIEFGFLDNRLYGEVDGYDRTTSNLFVNQNLSLTTGWPTVAANLGKVRNVGTEIELNADLVRRRDLKVTLGLNFAYNKNTLLTLGAGEQEQFADQVSMNRVGYPLGTFYAVRWGGVNPQTGAPIYLDINGKPTSTYNPANAVPLKSTWDPPYKGGVTLGVTYKRFDVSVLFSFIRGMSRFSYPYWYSHAADPNYRIYNQSADMLAVWQKAGQVTPFQGASYYTQLTSQYVISSDYIKLRNVSLSYSVPLSPEASRYVRGLRVFVNGQNLYSWMKWKGYDPEDANDIAQYEYPMPRTVTAGLNVSL, from the coding sequence ATGAAATATTCGATCACCACACTGCTATTTGCGGCATTCATCTTTTTTTTCTCACTGGCAAGTTCCGGTCAGCGCCGGTTGATCCGGGGCGTTGTCCTGGACAGCGCTTCGCGGCAGCCGCTGAGCGGCGCGACGATCCGGGGCAAAGGCGCCACTACGCTCAGCGGCGCTGACGGCGCCTTTGCCCTCACCACAACTGGGAAGACCCTGGTCTGCTCGATGGTAGGCTACAAGGACCAGGACGTTCTCCTAACCGACACGGGCGGCATGGTACAGGTCTTCTTAGCGGGCGATGTAAAATCCCTGAGCAACCTGGTCATCACCGGGTACACACAGCAAAGCAAAGTAAAGACCGTCGGGTCGCTTACCACCATTTCGGGGGCTACGTTGCAGGACGTGCCGGTCGCTTCGTTTGACGTCATGCTGCAGGGACGGGTCCCCGGCCTTTATGTCGGCACGCCGACGGGCCAGCCAGGGGAAGCGGGCAGGGTCACGTTGCGGGGCATGGGCTCCATCAACGGGAACGTACAGCCGCTGTATTTAGTGGACGGGGTCCAGGTGGCCAATACCATCTTTTCGGGATTGAACACAGAGGACTTTGAATCGGTGGTGGTGCTCAAAGACGCCGCCTCTACAGCCCAGTATGGGTCCAGAGGGGCCAACGGGGTCATCGTCATTACCACCAGGAAGGGGAAGGGCTGGGAGGATGGTAAGGTCCGGGTAGATTATAATACCTATTATGGGATCTCCCAGGTGAACAGCTCCCATGTGAACCCGATGAACACCAACCAGCGTCTGCAGTTCGAGGAAATCATCCAGGACCCTACGCTGCCCGGCTGGGCGTATTCCCCGAATAATCCCATCAAAATTGTCAACGGAGGGTCTTATGCCAAAACCGCCAGTGATTATGCATACGGCACATACGTCCTGGACAGTCTGCACAAGATCAATACCAATTGGGCGAAGGTCCTGCTCCGGACTGCGGTGACCCAGTCCGACCAAGTGAACATCTCCGGCAACAACGGGGGAACGAACTATTACCTATCGTTGGGCTATCTGAACCAACAGGGGATCGCCCTCAACTCAGGCATAGAACGGTACAGCCTCCGGGGCAACATTCAGAATACAAGCGGCATATTGAAAAGCACCCTAAACATAGGTGTTGTGCAGGCAAACATCCGCTATATCCAGGACGAGGGGACCGCGCCCACCGGGGGAGCCTCCGCGGGCGGAGGAGGCATAGCAGCCAATAACCCCATCGCCGACACCTACTTTGCGCTGCCTTACCAGAAGCCGGACGCGAACGCGACGGGGCCTAACGAATTTGGAAATGACGCCTTGAACGAATATGCCAATGCAGACCTGACGGACAACCAGTTGGAAGGGATCGCGTCCCTCAATGAGGTCCTGCGTCTGACCCATTCCCTACAGCTGACGAGCACCCTGGGGATGTCTTACCAACAGGACAGGATCACCGACTATCTGGCTCCGAACTCCTATTTCGGGCAGCAGGTGGCTACGGGCAATGCGGGTATGTACCAGGATAGCATCACCATGCGCTATCATTTGGTGGAAAACATAGGAGCCCGGTACTTCAAGCACTGGGGCAGCGCGAACGAGATAGAGGTCAACCTGCTGGGGGAAGCCAACCGGAACTACGGCACCTACAACGGCTATACGGGCTATGGACTGAACGCCCAGTTGGGCAGCAGCGCAGCGGCGATCACCCAGGGCAGCAGCACCAACAATTATATCCCCTTGGTGGCTGGGAGCACCCTGGTCAACAACCTGCTGCTTTCCCAGATCGCCCTGCTCCGGTATTCCTACGGGAGCAAGTATACCTTTACGGCAAGCCTGCGCCGGGACGGGTCTTCCCAGGTGCCCACGACCAACCGGTACATCAACTTGTACGCCCTGGGGGCCAAATGGAATATCCTGGAAGAGCCGTTTATGCGGGGAATCCGGTCTGCGGTGAGCGCACTGCGGATCCGGGGTAGCTACGGCTTGACCGCCAACGCCGGGGGATTCACCACCGACTTCGGGTACCAGATCCTGTACGCGCCCACCAACTACGGGGGCAGCACGGCGGTGATCCCCCAGTCCCCAGGCAATCCCAATTACAATTGGGAGATCAGCCACGTGGGGGATATGGGCATCGAATTCGGCTTCCTGGACAACCGGCTCTACGGAGAGGTAGACGGATACGACCGGACGACCAGCAACCTGTTCGTCAATCAAAACCTTTCCCTGACCACCGGCTGGCCCACCGTGGCCGCCAACCTGGGCAAAGTCCGGAATGTAGGCACGGAAATAGAGCTGAACGCGGACTTGGTCCGGAGAAGGGATCTGAAGGTGACCCTCGGGCTGAATTTTGCCTACAACAAGAACACCCTGCTGACCCTGGGCGCCGGTGAGCAAGAACAATTTGCCGATCAGGTCTCTATGAACCGGGTCGGGTATCCCCTTGGCACCTTTTATGCCGTGCGCTGGGGGGGAGTGAATCCCCAGACAGGGGCGCCCATTTACCTGGACATCAACGGCAAACCCACCAGTACCTATAATCCCGCCAATGCCGTGCCCCTGAAGTCCACCTGGGATCCTCCGTACAAGGGGGGAGTGACCCTGGGCGTAACCTATAAACGATTTGACGTCTCGGTGCTGTTCAGCTTTATCCGGGGTATGTCCCGCTTTAGCTATCCCTATTGGTATAGCCATGCGGCCGATCCCAACTACCGGATCTACAACCAGTCTGCGGACATGCTGGCGGTCTGGCAGAAAGCGGGACAGGTGACTCCATTCCAGG
- a CDS encoding class I SAM-dependent methyltransferase, whose amino-acid sequence MPQRPWFKDWFNSPYYHLLYAGRNDQEAADFIDALLGYLQPRPGCRMLDVACGRGRHSRYLASLGFDVTGIDLSPKSIEYAKAFETDRLHFYQQDMRLPFWIRYFDYAFNFFTSFGYFNTRREHDNALRTMSQSLTGNGVLVMDYLNSRYWENHLIHRMEREQDGVLFHITKWMDETHFYKKIEIEDDNLDRPLEFTERIAKFSLGDFTEMLAFQGMQVKDVFGDYALGTYRMAESPRLIVVAQRQ is encoded by the coding sequence ATGCCCCAAAGACCCTGGTTCAAGGACTGGTTCAATTCTCCTTATTACCACCTGCTGTACGCCGGGAGGAACGATCAAGAGGCCGCGGACTTTATCGACGCCCTGCTGGGGTATCTCCAGCCCAGGCCGGGTTGCCGGATGCTGGACGTGGCCTGCGGGCGCGGGCGGCACAGCCGTTACCTGGCCTCACTGGGGTTTGACGTCACGGGGATCGACCTGTCGCCAAAGAGCATCGAATACGCCAAGGCCTTTGAAACAGACCGGCTGCACTTTTACCAGCAGGACATGCGGCTGCCTTTTTGGATCCGCTATTTTGATTATGCCTTTAATTTCTTTACAAGCTTCGGGTATTTCAATACCCGGCGGGAACACGACAACGCACTCCGGACGATGTCTCAGTCGCTGACGGGAAATGGCGTCCTGGTGATGGACTACCTCAACAGCCGTTATTGGGAGAACCACCTCATCCACCGGATGGAACGCGAACAGGACGGCGTTCTTTTTCACATCACCAAATGGATGGACGAGACGCACTTTTACAAAAAGATAGAAATCGAAGACGATAACCTGGACCGTCCCCTGGAATTCACGGAGCGGATCGCCAAATTTTCTTTGGGGGACTTTACGGAAATGCTGGCCTTTCAAGGGATGCAGGTCAAGGACGTGTTTGGTGACTATGCGCTGGGCACCTATCGGATGGCGGAATCTCCCCGGCTGATCGTGGTCGCGCAGCGACAATAA
- a CDS encoding MGH1-like glycoside hydrolase domain-containing protein, with the protein MNEEQARLSDPTWKKWGPYLSARQWGTVREDYSEGGDAWSFTTHDMARSKTYRWGEEGIAGFCDDQQLLCLSLALWNEKDPILKEVYFGLSNKEGNHGEDVKELFYYLDGTPTHSYMKMLYKYPQSPFPYDQIRRENAARTRNDPEFELMDTGVFDKDEYFDVFVEYAKAGPEDILIRIHVENRGPEAAALRVLPTAWFRNTWNWGYDAYKPVFDLAGDGRVSVSHRDLKGYYLYAENPAEWLFCDNETNTRRLYGYDDQHAFPKDGINDHVVQGAPTVNPGRQGTKVAAAWALHVGAGQSATVRLRLAKADLSAPFFGFDDVITQRIAEADRFYQDLQFDIEAGEKRMIHRQALAGMLWNKQFYYYNVQHWLDGDPAQPAPPAARKKGRNSNWKHVKAVHIISMPDKWEYPWFAAWDLAFHTIAFTLLDTAFAKNQLYTLTREWFMHPNGQLPAYEWNFSDANPPVHAWAVWRVYQFDAKQNGGKGDLAFLEKLFHKLLVNFTWWVNRKDAEGNNIFEGGFLGLDNIGVFDRDIVLPQGQLVEQADGTAWMAMYCLNMLRISLELSKANKNYVEMANKFFAHFLYIASALESLGDNGAGLWDDEDQFFYDQIRAKDGTSKRLKVRSLVGMIPLLAVEVIDDKLLRDQPEFQARMNWFLENRPDLAKLVSRFNEKGDNEKRLLGLVRIHRMKAVLQKMLDEAEFLSPHGIRSVSKYHLQHPYQFPVDGQILEVKYLPAESDSALFGGNSNWRGPVWMPINTLLIEALQRYHYYYGDGLTIECPTGSGQYLNLHQIAQLLCDRLIGLFQRDASGRRAVFGNRDKLQNDPHFRDYILYHEYFHGDNGTGLGASHQTGWTGMIAKVIQPRWPMGAKDDMMPTKDAAQEAHITPPPGPAHQATAAVVTAAHEPGTS; encoded by the coding sequence ATGAACGAGGAACAAGCACGGCTTTCCGATCCCACTTGGAAAAAATGGGGCCCCTACCTTTCCGCCCGCCAATGGGGCACCGTCCGCGAGGACTATAGCGAAGGCGGCGATGCATGGTCCTTCACGACCCACGACATGGCGCGCAGCAAAACCTACCGCTGGGGTGAGGAGGGGATCGCGGGATTTTGCGACGACCAGCAATTGCTTTGTCTGTCGCTGGCGCTTTGGAATGAAAAGGACCCCATTCTGAAAGAAGTCTATTTTGGTTTGTCCAATAAGGAGGGCAATCACGGGGAAGACGTCAAGGAACTTTTCTACTACCTGGATGGGACACCCACCCATTCGTATATGAAGATGTTGTACAAGTACCCCCAGTCGCCCTTCCCTTATGACCAGATCCGGAGGGAAAATGCGGCCCGCACCCGCAACGACCCGGAGTTCGAGCTGATGGACACGGGGGTCTTCGATAAGGACGAGTACTTCGACGTCTTTGTGGAATACGCCAAAGCCGGACCGGAAGACATCCTGATCCGCATTCATGTCGAAAACCGCGGTCCGGAGGCCGCCGCGCTGCGGGTCTTGCCGACGGCCTGGTTCCGGAATACCTGGAACTGGGGGTACGACGCCTACAAACCGGTCTTCGACCTGGCTGGGGACGGGCGGGTCTCGGTGTCCCACCGAGACCTGAAGGGCTACTACCTGTACGCGGAAAACCCCGCGGAATGGCTGTTTTGCGACAACGAAACCAACACCCGCCGGTTGTACGGGTATGATGACCAACATGCTTTTCCAAAGGACGGGATCAATGATCATGTCGTGCAGGGTGCCCCCACCGTTAACCCGGGCAGGCAGGGGACCAAAGTAGCGGCGGCCTGGGCGTTGCACGTCGGGGCGGGTCAGTCCGCGACCGTCCGGCTGCGCCTGGCCAAAGCAGACTTGTCCGCACCCTTCTTTGGCTTTGACGACGTTATTACCCAAAGGATCGCCGAGGCCGACCGTTTTTACCAGGACTTGCAATTCGACATCGAGGCCGGGGAAAAACGGATGATCCATCGCCAGGCCCTGGCCGGCATGCTGTGGAACAAACAATTCTATTACTACAATGTTCAGCACTGGCTGGACGGCGATCCTGCCCAGCCGGCCCCGCCCGCCGCGCGCAAAAAGGGGCGCAATTCGAACTGGAAACACGTCAAGGCGGTCCACATCATTTCCATGCCCGACAAATGGGAATATCCGTGGTTTGCGGCCTGGGACCTGGCGTTTCATACCATCGCATTTACGCTGTTGGACACTGCTTTTGCGAAGAATCAGCTGTATACCCTGACCCGGGAATGGTTTATGCACCCCAACGGCCAGCTCCCAGCCTATGAATGGAACTTCAGTGACGCCAATCCACCCGTCCATGCCTGGGCGGTTTGGAGGGTTTACCAGTTTGACGCCAAACAAAACGGCGGCAAAGGCGACCTGGCTTTCCTGGAAAAGCTTTTCCATAAACTACTGGTCAACTTCACCTGGTGGGTTAACCGTAAGGATGCCGAAGGAAATAACATTTTCGAGGGCGGCTTTCTGGGACTGGACAATATCGGCGTGTTCGACCGGGACATCGTGCTACCGCAGGGGCAGCTCGTGGAACAGGCCGACGGTACGGCCTGGATGGCCATGTATTGTCTGAACATGCTCCGGATATCCCTGGAACTGTCCAAGGCCAACAAGAACTATGTCGAAATGGCCAATAAGTTCTTCGCCCACTTCCTGTATATCGCCAGCGCCCTGGAATCCCTGGGGGATAACGGCGCGGGCTTGTGGGACGACGAAGACCAGTTCTTTTACGACCAGATCAGGGCCAAGGACGGAACCTCGAAACGCCTGAAGGTCCGTAGCCTGGTGGGGATGATCCCCTTGCTGGCGGTGGAGGTCATCGACGACAAATTGCTCCGGGATCAACCCGAATTCCAGGCGCGGATGAACTGGTTCCTGGAGAACCGGCCCGACCTGGCGAAACTGGTCTCCCGTTTCAACGAAAAAGGCGACAACGAAAAACGCCTCCTGGGCCTGGTCCGTATCCACCGGATGAAGGCTGTCCTGCAAAAGATGCTGGACGAGGCCGAATTCCTCAGCCCGCATGGCATCCGCTCGGTCTCGAAGTACCACCTCCAACATCCCTACCAGTTCCCCGTGGACGGCCAGATTTTGGAGGTCAAATACCTGCCCGCCGAAAGCGACAGTGCGCTCTTTGGCGGCAACTCCAACTGGAGGGGACCTGTCTGGATGCCCATCAATACCCTGCTGATCGAAGCCCTCCAGCGCTATCACTATTATTATGGGGACGGGTTGACCATCGAATGCCCCACGGGTTCGGGCCAGTACCTGAACCTCCACCAGATCGCCCAGTTGTTGTGCGACCGCCTGATCGGTCTTTTCCAAAGGGATGCCTCCGGCAGACGCGCGGTGTTCGGGAACCGGGATAAGTTGCAAAACGACCCACACTTCCGGGACTATATCCTGTACCACGAATATTTCCACGGAGACAACGGGACTGGTCTGGGGGCCTCTCACCAGACCGGCTGGACGGGGATGATCGCCAAGGTTATCCAGCCCCGCTGGCCGATGGGCGCTAAGGACGATATGATGCCCACCAAGGACGCCGCGCAGGAAGCGCATATTACGCCGCCCCCCGGGCCCGCCCACCAGGCGACCGCTGCGGTGGTCACGGCGGCGCATGAACCGGGCACCTCATAG
- a CDS encoding SDR family oxidoreductase, translating to MEQKLSNQIALITGASSGIGAGVAKAFAAQGATVVLNYPVEAAKDAADAVLRDITAAGGKGMTAQADVSKEEEVVRMFADIVRTYGTVDILVNNAGLQRDSAFTEMTLDQWNTVIGVNLTGQFLCAREAIREFLRRGPQPEKSRATGKIICMSSVHEVIPWAGHANYAASKGGIHMLMQSLAQEYAPRKIRINSIGPGAIKTPINHSAWATPDAEAKLLELIPYGRVGVTEDIGAAAVWLASDDSDYVSGITLFVDGGMTLFPGFSTNG from the coding sequence ATGGAGCAAAAGCTTTCCAACCAGATTGCACTGATTACCGGCGCCAGCAGCGGCATTGGCGCGGGCGTGGCCAAGGCCTTCGCCGCCCAGGGCGCCACCGTCGTCCTCAACTATCCTGTCGAAGCGGCCAAAGACGCGGCCGACGCCGTCCTCCGGGACATTACCGCCGCGGGGGGCAAAGGGATGACCGCCCAGGCCGATGTCAGCAAGGAGGAGGAGGTAGTCCGTATGTTTGCAGACATCGTCCGGACGTATGGAACCGTGGACATCCTGGTCAACAATGCGGGTCTCCAGAGGGACTCCGCTTTTACCGAAATGACCCTGGATCAATGGAACACGGTTATCGGGGTGAACCTGACGGGGCAATTCCTTTGCGCCCGCGAGGCCATCCGGGAATTTCTCCGCCGGGGGCCGCAACCGGAAAAGTCCAGGGCCACCGGCAAGATTATCTGTATGAGCAGCGTCCACGAGGTCATCCCCTGGGCGGGTCACGCCAACTATGCGGCCAGCAAGGGCGGGATCCACATGCTGATGCAAAGCCTGGCCCAGGAATACGCGCCCCGGAAGATCCGGATCAATTCCATCGGCCCGGGTGCCATCAAAACCCCCATCAACCACTCGGCCTGGGCCACTCCTGACGCGGAAGCGAAGCTGTTGGAACTCATCCCCTACGGGCGGGTAGGCGTCACCGAAGACATCGGCGCGGCGGCGGTTTGGCTGGCCAGCGACGACAGCGACTACGTCAGCGGCATTACCTTGTTTGTGGATGGGGGGATGACGCTGTTTCCAGGATTTTCAACGAACGGATAA
- a CDS encoding ABC-F family ATP-binding cassette domain-containing protein yields MIAVNNITLAYGKRVLFDEVNLKFTKGNCYGVIGANGAGKSTFLKILSGEIDPNKGTVDITPGERMAVLKQNHFEFDNYTVLETVLIGYKKLWEVMKEREAIYAKDDFSEADGMRAGELEAEFGEMGGYTADSDAGTLLGEVGVPDEFHATLMKDLPGNLKLRVLLAQALYGNPDILLLDEPTNDLDVTTIGWLENFLADYENIVIVVSHDRHFLDAVCTHSVDVDRQKIKIYTGNYSFWYESSQLAARQMSDKNKKTEEKRRELMDFIARFSANASKSKQATSRKKALEKLVIEDIQPSSRKYPGIIFKQDREVGNQILNVNGLTKQADDGPLFSGATFSVSKNDKIAFLSRDHRALTSFFDIINGDAKPDTGTLEWGTTITKAYLPNDNTAFFKNNLPLLDWLRQFVPANVTDVDEDFLRGFFGKMLFSGDEVRKNTSVLSGGEKVRCMISRMMLQNPNVVILDEPTNHLDLESITSFNDSMIDFKGVVLFTTHDHQFMQTVANRIIELTPKGIIDRLMTYDEYLEDARVAALRAEMYA; encoded by the coding sequence ATGATAGCAGTAAATAATATAACCCTGGCCTACGGGAAACGGGTGTTGTTCGACGAGGTTAACCTAAAATTCACAAAGGGCAATTGCTACGGCGTGATCGGGGCGAATGGTGCAGGGAAAAGTACATTTCTAAAGATCCTGAGTGGGGAGATAGACCCCAACAAGGGGACCGTCGATATTACGCCTGGCGAACGCATGGCGGTATTGAAACAGAACCACTTCGAATTCGATAACTATACCGTCCTGGAAACCGTGCTCATCGGCTATAAGAAGCTGTGGGAGGTAATGAAGGAACGGGAAGCCATTTATGCCAAAGACGACTTCAGCGAGGCTGACGGCATGCGTGCCGGGGAACTGGAGGCCGAATTTGGCGAAATGGGTGGGTATACCGCCGACAGCGACGCAGGCACCCTCCTCGGGGAGGTCGGCGTACCCGATGAATTCCACGCGACGCTGATGAAGGACCTGCCCGGCAACCTCAAACTCCGCGTCCTGCTCGCCCAGGCCCTGTATGGTAACCCCGACATCCTCTTACTGGACGAACCGACCAACGACCTCGACGTGACCACCATCGGCTGGCTCGAAAACTTCCTGGCCGACTACGAAAACATCGTCATCGTCGTCAGTCACGACCGTCACTTCCTCGACGCCGTTTGTACGCACTCCGTGGACGTCGACCGTCAGAAGATCAAGATCTATACGGGGAACTACAGCTTCTGGTACGAAAGCTCCCAGCTCGCCGCCCGGCAGATGTCCGATAAGAACAAAAAGACCGAGGAAAAGCGCAGGGAGCTCATGGACTTTATCGCCCGGTTCAGCGCCAACGCCTCCAAGTCCAAACAGGCCACCTCCCGGAAAAAGGCCCTGGAAAAGCTCGTCATCGAAGACATTCAGCCCTCTTCCCGCAAATACCCCGGCATCATCTTCAAACAGGACCGCGAGGTCGGCAACCAGATCCTCAACGTCAACGGCCTCACCAAACAAGCCGACGACGGCCCCTTGTTCAGCGGCGCCACCTTCTCCGTATCGAAAAACGACAAGATCGCCTTTTTGTCCAGGGACCACCGCGCCCTCACGTCCTTTTTCGACATCATCAACGGCGACGCCAAACCGGATACCGGCACCCTCGAATGGGGCACCACCATCACCAAGGCTTACTTGCCCAACGACAACACCGCCTTTTTCAAAAACAACCTCCCCCTTCTCGACTGGCTTCGTCAGTTCGTACCGGCTAACGTCACCGACGTCGACGAGGACTTCCTCCGCGGCTTTTTTGGCAAGATGCTCTTTAGCGGAGACGAGGTCCGTAAAAATACCTCCGTCCTCAGTGGGGGCGAAAAGGTTCGTTGCATGATCAGCCGGATGATGCTCCAAAACCCCAACGTGGTCATCCTCGACGAGCCGACCAACCACCTCGACCTCGAAAGCATCACGTCCTTCAACGACTCGATGATCGACTTCAAGGGTGTCGTCCTCTTCACCACCCACGACCACCAGTTTATGCAAACCGTTGCCAACCGCATCATCGAGCTGACCCCGAAGGGGATCATCGACCGTCTGATGACGTACGACGAGTACCTGGAGGACGCGCGCGTGGCAGCGCTCCGCGCAGAGATGTACGCCTAG
- a CDS encoding GtrA family protein — MKDFLLSVIDWFYPPFRRVMPLQTFRYAACGGANTLLDLCLFFISYNYILHQQIVHLGFITFKPYVAALFMAFCVSFPTGFFLMRYIVFPGSDLKGRVQLFRYFVLVLTCLFLNYILLRFFVEVCHLYASVARAVTVVFVVVFSYLSQKHFTFRVKKQSTT, encoded by the coding sequence ATGAAAGATTTTCTGTTATCCGTCATTGACTGGTTTTATCCGCCCTTCCGTCGCGTCATGCCTTTGCAGACGTTTCGCTACGCCGCTTGCGGCGGAGCCAATACCTTATTGGACCTGTGCCTGTTTTTCATCAGCTATAATTACATCCTTCACCAGCAGATCGTCCACCTGGGTTTTATTACCTTCAAACCCTACGTGGCGGCCCTTTTTATGGCTTTTTGCGTGAGCTTCCCGACGGGTTTTTTCCTGATGCGGTATATCGTATTCCCGGGGTCGGACCTGAAGGGGAGGGTACAGTTGTTCCGGTATTTCGTCCTTGTGCTGACCTGTCTTTTCCTAAACTATATCCTGCTTCGTTTCTTTGTGGAAGTTTGCCACCTGTATGCTTCGGTGGCCCGTGCTGTCACGGTGGTGTTTGTAGTGGTCTTTAGCTACCTGAGCCAAAAGCACTTTACCTTCCGCGTCAAGAAACAGTCTACCACGTAA
- a CDS encoding DUF4403 family protein: protein MRTRLSILFILFSIPTLAQEIKPTDTTIRPAVDTLPMSDIDIPIRVNLKALYRILEKKVDMVYHSPGWPVGYYQQDCSTRYMYRFRRGHLRLTALGNSMDMRFTGYYQIRASTRLCNGTTAYSPWTPDCTCGSGNEGARRVDVGFTTRFSLRPNYTLQAKVTRLPAVPIDQCTVCFWGQNITTQVMSAINAQMDTAGWGIQDTLARLNLRPQFQQLWQKLWSTYRLYNVGYLRLQPERLRISDLMARNDTLYLSVGISGRPLISLRPLKDTVTAVPDLSDFTPRHGFNIYMDARLDYDSLSSILNTQLDRQSFTVDNHTITIEKCTLLSLDQGHLGISLQISGAQSGTFYLSGVPTLDTATGILDIADLDYHLQTNNVLIRTASWLFNKKILKELKNYTRFPIRDYLEQIRTKANAQLNQPIIAGIRTTGQLDRVSILRLSVGAQEMEIRCQASGELNVYVDNLTW from the coding sequence ATGAGAACCAGGCTGAGCATTTTATTCATTCTATTCTCGATCCCTACCCTTGCACAGGAGATCAAACCCACCGACACTACCATCAGGCCCGCAGTGGATACCCTGCCGATGAGCGACATCGACATCCCCATCCGTGTCAACCTGAAGGCCTTGTATCGTATTTTGGAAAAAAAAGTGGATATGGTGTACCATTCGCCGGGCTGGCCGGTCGGCTACTACCAACAAGACTGCAGCACCCGGTATATGTACCGTTTCCGCCGGGGACACCTGCGGCTGACCGCCTTAGGCAACAGCATGGACATGCGCTTCACCGGCTACTACCAGATCCGTGCGTCGACCCGTCTTTGCAACGGCACCACCGCCTATTCCCCCTGGACACCTGATTGTACCTGCGGTTCTGGCAACGAAGGCGCGCGACGGGTGGACGTCGGCTTCACCACCCGTTTCAGCCTGCGGCCCAACTATACCCTACAGGCAAAGGTGACGCGTCTGCCCGCCGTCCCCATCGATCAGTGCACCGTTTGTTTCTGGGGGCAAAACATCACCACCCAGGTGATGAGCGCCATCAACGCCCAGATGGACACGGCCGGCTGGGGCATCCAGGATACCCTCGCCCGGCTCAACCTGCGTCCGCAATTTCAACAGCTTTGGCAAAAACTCTGGTCGACCTATCGCCTCTACAATGTAGGCTACCTGCGGCTCCAACCCGAACGGCTACGGATCAGCGACCTCATGGCCAGGAACGATACCCTGTACCTATCCGTGGGGATCTCGGGCCGCCCCCTCATCAGCCTCCGCCCACTCAAGGACACGGTGACGGCGGTACCCGACCTCAGCGACTTTACCCCCAGGCATGGCTTCAATATTTATATGGACGCCCGTCTGGACTATGACTCTCTGTCGTCCATCCTCAATACCCAACTGGACCGCCAGTCCTTTACCGTAGACAACCACACTATTACCATCGAGAAATGCACCCTATTGTCCCTCGACCAGGGACACCTCGGGATCAGCCTCCAGATCAGCGGCGCGCAAAGCGGCACCTTCTACCTCAGCGGCGTGCCCACCCTGGACACCGCCACCGGGATCCTTGACATCGCCGACCTCGATTATCACCTGCAGACCAACAACGTCCTCATCCGGACCGCCTCCTGGCTGTTCAACAAGAAGATCTTAAAGGAACTGAAAAACTATACCCGATTCCCCATCCGGGATTACCTGGAACAAATCAGGACAAAGGCAAATGCGCAATTGAATCAACCCATCATCGCCGGGATCCGCACCACCGGTCAGCTCGACCGGGTCAGCATCCTTCGCCTGTCTGTAGGGGCACAGGAAATGGAGATCCGTTGCCAGGCCTCCGGAGAGCTCAATGTGTATGTCGACAACCTTACGTGGTAG